Proteins encoded together in one Orcinus orca chromosome 13, mOrcOrc1.1, whole genome shotgun sequence window:
- the LOC125960815 gene encoding endogenous retrovirus group K member 6 Env polyprotein-like: MAEPQSQKVGPPMTQLSLESFCDKEVQTSPKILEKKFRSRKRKYTASTVEAAPITWGAIKKLCLNAENAMNAQGVPLTTANFFVAMLSLLSVQVSANGTYWAYFPDPPILHTCTWKDSNIPVTSSFPELTDGSRGVQGYKQFVVNFNYSFTGQTDFPPICFFLDSGLIGNSQIKNGCLSVVDAGFLTDSPKRPPKEPVGRDKTTRYLWSLLGKVVGQNQVFVNKSLPKVVHPFKYDDCDEAVGEATNEWIWINIKTGYPSWIYCMYNKENKIFIPGTEYYISDWSSNFPEGDYRTYLKLGLLYPWNDTYIPRPLKINRWNSHGWVAPIYTFVYENKTYYQSQLWRLPLTTRKITLIRATTHVEEYYIQACVLSPYSLLLSNDSEKLQIMQYNMRFYITCQQCILTTCIVPEMNVSTIMVLKRPAYIVLPVALNKSWYTDIGAEIIRQVGELIRPKRFVATLILGISALIGILSSFTVATYALVKEVQTAQYANDLSKNISLALATQEAIDRKLETKVDALEEAVLHIGQELAALKIRLSLTCHKKYSWICVTPLKVNYSEYSWEQIQMHILNVWNSSDLGIDLEHLHTQIYDIAASQYDMNPSKAAAEFLQNLQSYFKNNSFMHILINYGAAGVVIILLLISFPVIIRLIQTALQSVYRTKVELHTAFLKNKKGGDVGSHIGSAFELQHRRDP; this comes from the coding sequence ATGGCGGAACCGCAGTCACAGAAAGTGGGTCCTCCGATGACACAGCTGTCGCTTGAATCATTTTGCGATAAGGAGGTACAAACTTCTCCAAAAATTTTGGAGAAGAAGTTTCGTTCACGAAAAAGAAAGTATACTGCCTCCACCGTTGAAGCGGCTCCAATTACATGGGGAGCAATTAAAAAGCTTTGTCTGAATGCTGAAAATGCTATGAATGCTCAAGGAGTGCCTTTGACGACTGCTAATTTTTTTGTGGCTATGCTTAGCTTGCTTTCGGTTCAGGTAAGTGCCAACGGTACGTACTGGGCTTATTTTCCAGATCCTCCTATTTTACATACATGTACTTGGAAAGATTCTAATATTCCAGTAACTTCCTCATTTCCTGAATTAACCGATGGTAGTCGAGGAGTACAGGGCTATAAAcaatttgtagttaattttaattattcatttacagGTCAGACTGATTTTCCTCCAATAtgcttttttcttgattcagggTTAATAGGAAAtagtcaaataaaaaatgggtGTTTGTCAGTAGTTGATGCAGGATTTTTGACAGATTCCCCTAAAAGGCCCCCTAAAGAGCCAGTAGGAAGAGATAAAACCACAAGATATTTATGGTCATTATTAGGGAAAGTTGTAGGACAAAATCAAGTTTTTGTTAATAAATCTTTGCCTAAAGTTGTTCATCCTTTTAAATATGATGATTGTGATGAGGCTGTAGGGGAAGctacaaatgaatggatttggataaatattaaaactggatatccttcatggatatattgtatgtataataaagaaaataaaatatttattcctggAACTGAATATTATATTTCAGATTGGAGTAGTAATTTTCCTGAAGGAGAttatagaacatatttaaagttaggCTTGCTATACCCATGGAATGATACCTATATTCCCCGTCCATTAAAGATAAATAGATGGAATAGTCATGGATGGGTGGCTcctatttatacttttgtttatgaaaataaaacctattatcaATCTCAGTTATGGAGATTGCCCTTAACCACTCGTAAAATAACGCTAATTAGAGCTACTACCCATGTGGAAGAGTATTATATTCAAGCCTGTGTGTTATCTCCATATTCCTTATTGCTTTCTAATGATAGTGAAAAGTTGCAAATTATGCAGTATAATATGAGGTTTTATATTACTTGTCAGCAATGTATATTAACCACTTGCATTGTTCCTGAAATGAATGTATCAACCATAATGGTGTTAAAAAGACCAGCTTATATTGTGCTGCCAGTAGCGCTTAATAAATCTTGGTATACAGATATAGGGGCGGAAATTATAAGACAGGTTGGAGAGCTCATACGGCCAAAAAGATTTGTGGCTACTTTGATTTTGGGAATTTCCGCCTTAATAGGAATATTAAGCTCTTTTACTGTCGCAACATATGCTTTAGTGAAGGAAGTGCAAACAGCACAAtatgctaatgatttatcaaaaaatatatccttgGCTTTAGCAACCCAGGAAGCAATAGATAGAAAGTTAGAAACTAAAGTTGATGCCCTTGAAGAAGCAGTTTTACATATTGGTCAAGAacttgctgctttaaaaattcgCTTATCTTTAACAtgccataaaaaatattcttggataTGTGTTActcctttaaaagtaaattattctgAATATTCTTGGGAACAAattcaaatgcatattttaaatgtatggaaTTCTAGTGATTTGGGAATTGATTTGGAACATTTACATACACAAATTTATGATATTGCAGCCTCTCAATATGATATGAATCCCTCTAAAGCTGCTgcagaatttttacaaaatttacaaagttattttaaaaataattcctttatgcatattttaataaattatggggctgccggagtggttataattttgcttcttatttcttttccagtcatTATCCGATTAATTCAAACTGCCCTTCAAAGTGTATACAGAACCAAAGTGGAATTacatactgcctttttaaaaaataaaaaagggggagatgtcgggagccacataggaagtgcctttgagttacagcacagacgagacccgtag
- the LOC125960784 gene encoding endogenous retrovirus group K member 5 Gag polyprotein-like gives MINGRGIKVTSKQLTQFFQFVQEQCPWFPEQGTVNIETWQKVGQTLQIYYSHFGPEKVPVDTFTLWNLIRESIAPLPEGQKNPYKNPVEVMDECTPLLSPKTSKEPEVMAAALKDCNLKDDDSEEEIDSPIDNKSNLLKNPPFDDELPPADQDDLDAAAYDYERRKYEPYGAFSKQEIKKNRPNLQDKRPLGRLPTAPPALLSSSFLPLKILGHSTLNVKGLPPPPPLKARGPPPSPPFNKSQGKYKKHRRINGEDDDYAFAACFPVIYEDGFDDDDDVYWEPLPLKLLKELKKACVDYGPLAPYTMTLIDALANRWMTPYDWIQGEYDTTQQQMHMGKEALWQVTTCAVNAWKSLPLTPGKASTLTDLRQKPEEPYEDFVSRLLTEIKRVITDEDAANMLAKQLAFENANPVCQNLIRPIRKTGSISDFIKQCSDVGPSYMQGIALAAALKGETLPQCMMNMVQKTKNPKGPKGNNCFACGGANHFSRECPNKNIPPVSSVTMISSGNVGVPKTPCQRCGKGNHWTKLCRSKYHKDGHILPPNKVSAIPQAGAQMPIFPAPVFPDASAGTNSGNLLRARPRAQQTIGAIHQTLNPFLPSGESMNCSGPPQAAQD, from the exons TAGTAAGCAACTAACtcagttttttcagtttgtacAGGAACAATGCCCATGGTTTCCAGAACAGGGAACAGTTAATATAGAAACCTGGCAAAAGGTGGGACAAACTTTGCAAATATATTACAGTCATTTTGGACCTGAGAAGGTTCCAGTAGATACTTTTACTTTATGGAACCTTATTAGAGAGAGCATTGCTCCTTTGCCTGAAGGTCAAAAGAATCCATATAAAAATCCTGTAGAAGTAATGGATGAATGTACTCCGTTACTTTCTCCAAAAACATCAAAAGAACCTGAGGTTATGGCTGCAGCTTTAAAAGATTGTAACCTCAAGGATGATgattcagaggaggaaattgactcACCTATTGATAATAAGTCTAATTTGTTAAAGAATCCTCCTTTTGATGATGAATTGCCTCCTGCAGATCAGGATGATTTAGATGCTGCTGCATATGAttatgaaagaaggaaatatgaaCCCTATGGTGCTTTTTCAaagcaagaaattaagaaaaataggccTAATTTACAGGATAAGCGCCCTTTGGGTCGTTTACCGACCGCCCCACCGGCACTTTTaagttcttcatttctccctttaaagaTATTAGGACATTCAACTTTAAATGTTAAGGGCCTACCACCTCCACCGCCTTTAAAGGCTAGGGGCCCACCACCTTCGCCACCTTTTAATAAAAGCCAaggcaaatataaaaagcataggAGAATAAACGGTGAAGATGATGATTATGCTTTTGCAGCCTGTTTTCCAGTCATTTATGAGGatggttttgatgatgatgatgatgtatattGGGAACCTTTgcctctaaaacttttaaaagaacttaaaaaggccTGTGTAGATTATGGACCGTTGGCGCCTTATACTATGACTCTTATAGATGCCTTGGCAAATAGATGGATGACTCcatatgactggattcag GGAGAATATGATACAACCCAACAGCAGATGCATATGGGAAAGGAGGCCTTATGGCAAGTAACTACGTGTGCAGTGAATGCCTGGAAGTCTTTGCCTTTGACTCCAGGAAAAGCCTCCACTTTGACAGATTTAAGACAAAAGCCTGAGGAGCCATATGAGGATTTTGTTTCTCGCTTGCTAACCGAGATAAAAAGAGTGATAACCGATGAGGATGCAGCTAACATGTTGGCAAAACAACTAGCCTTTGAAAATGCCAATCCTGTTTGCCAGAACCTGATTCGCCCTATTAGAAAAACTGGAAGTATTTCAGATTTCATTAAACAATGTTCTGACGTTGGTCCCTCCTATATGCAAGGGATTGCTTTGGCAGCTGCCCTAAAGGGAGAAACACTTCCTCAATGTATGATGAATatggttcaaaaaacaaaaaaccctaagggACCAAAAGGAAATAATTGTTTTGCTTGTGGAGGCGCAAATCATTTTAGTAGGGAATGtcctaataaaaatatacctcCAGTAAGTTCTGTTACAATGATATCTTCTGGTAATGTTGGGGTTCCAAAGACTCCTTGCCAaagatgtgggaaaggaaatcattGGACTAAATTGTGTAGAAGTAAATATCACAAGGACGGACACATTCTTCCCCCTAATAAGGTTTCTGCAATACCTCAGGCTGGCGCGCAGATGCCAATATTTCCTGCACCTGTTTTTCCAGATGCATCTGCTGGAACTAATTCGGGAAACTTACTTCGGGCCCGACCCCGGGCCCAACAAACAATAGGGGCAATTCACCAGACGCTcaatccctttcttccctcagggGAATCGATGAATTGTTCAGGGCCACCCCAGGCAGCGCAGGATTAG